CCTCATCCAGCGTCTTCGTGCGTGCATTCTCTTTGGAGTCAATCTCAAGAATTTCAAAGCCCTTGCTGGTTCTGATCACCTTGCTTGCCTTGCCCACTTCCAGCTGAAGGGCTTCAGTCACCAACGTGTCCGAAGCACTGCCGAGAAGTTTGACGGCCATCCCCTTCATCACAAAGCCAACCCTTCCACCGTTGTCCTTGGTGGCTTGGTCAGTTGACTTCTCCTTGGCAAGTTTTTCAAAACTCCCGCCGGCATCCAGCGCCTTCTTGACGGCAAGCGCTTCTTGCTCGGTCGGGAGGACCATGTGTTTCAGATACACCCTCTCTTTCAGTTCATAGTTCTTGAGATGTTCGTCGTAGTATTTCTTCACTTCTTCGTCAGAGGGCGCGGCCCCTCCCACTATCTCTTTCTCGTAGAAGAGGCTCAGAAGGACTCGCCTCTCCCCGATTTTCATCCTCTTCAGGAACTCCGGGTCATTTCTCAGGCCGGAATCGTTCGCTGCCTTCAGCCACAACCAGTCGTCAACAAGCCTGTCAAGAATGACCCTTTTTGAACTGGGTGAGTCCAGTCTTATACGGTCTTTCTGCCCGTATTGTTCAATTTCCGCATCAAGGTCGGCACTGGTTATCGGCACTCCGTTGACTATCGCCAGAACGACCGGGCTCTTGCTCCCGGGCTTTACGCCTGCCTCCTCCTTGGCGTACAACGAATGAACCGCTACCAGGAGAAAGAGAACAGCAATAGACGCGTATCTCATTGTGCCCTGACTCCTTTCCGTGAGAACCTATTCTTTGACAACCCAGACTTTCACTACTGCCTCGACTTCCGGACAGACCTTTATAGGGACTGAATACACTCCAAGTGCCTTGAGCGGTTCGTCAAGAACAATCTTCCTTTTGTCGACTTTGTATCCCTGTTTCTCGAGAGATTCGCTGATATCCTGGGCGGTAACAGACCCGAACAGCCGGTCGTCTTCGCCGGACTGCATGGGAATCGTGCAGGAAACACTCTCTAGTTCGGCGGCAAGCACGCCGGCCTCCCTAAGCTCTTTCTCTCTTCTCTTCTTGAACATTCTCTCTTGCTCATCAAGAACGCCACGGCTCTTCTCGCCTGCAACTATCGCCTTCTTTAGGGGAATCAGATAGTTCCTTGCGTATCCTTCAGCAACCTTGACGACATCGCCTCTTTCTCCGAGGCCCTGCACCTTTTCAAGAAGAACAACTTCCATCTACCGCTCCTTTTTGAAGACTGTTTCCTGACAAGCTCGACGACACTTTCCACGTCTTGCGATATGAGACTGCAATTCATACACCAGGACTGTTCCGAAGTTCGGCGAATTCGGTTCTCTCAAAGGATAGTCTGCATACGAGAAACCTGCAAGGCGTCCCGGCAAAGTGAGGAGTCAGGATGCCCAGGGCCCCTGAGAACTCACCTGTGGTGGTCGCCCGTGAAAGGCAGCAGGGCAAGCATCCGCGCCCTTTTGACAGCAGCCCTTATCTGATTCTGATGCCTGGCACAGGTGCCCGTGATCCTTCTCGGGACTATTTTTCCTCTGTCAGATATGAATCTGGAAAGTCGATCTTCATCAGTGTAGTAGATTCGATCAATTTTCTCGATACAGAGCTTGCATGCCTTCTTTCTTACTACCTTCTCGGTCTTCTCGGTTTTCTCCCTGACTCTCAAATTGCCTCCGTCCGGTTAGTGTTTGAATTGTGCGGTTCTAGAATGGCAGCTCCTCATCCGATTCCTCAGGCTCTTCTTTTCCGGCTTCGAGATCGGGAGCGGGAGCCGTCTCATCTTCCTTTCTTTTGTCCCTGTCAAGAAATTGTACTCTATCTGCCACCACCTCTATGACACTTTTCTTCAACCCATCGGGCTGGTTCCACGACCGGCTTCTCAGCCGTCCTTCAACATACACTGCACTTCCTTTTTTCAGGGCCTCGCCGGCTCTCTCTGCGAGCTTTCCCCAGGTGACAACGTTCACGTAGCAGACTTCTTCCTTCCATTCTCCGCTCTGATTCTTGAACCGTCTGTTGGAGGCAATGGCAAATGTTCCAACCGGTGCTCCAGAAGGCGTGAATCTCAGCTCGGGATCTCTTGTAAGTCTTCCACAAATAAAGACTCTGTTTATTGAAGCTAATTTCACATCGGTCATCATATTCTCCTCCTCCCAACATCCCCCCCGCTTCCAGATACAGCTTGTCAGAATCCCATCTTAGACACGGTCATTCGCGTTCGCACTCTTCTTCTCCTCCGATGGAGGGAGAGATACGCTCAACAATGTCAAGTGTCTGAGAACCCGTTCATTCAGCTTGAGCCTCCTGTCAAGTTCCGTCAAGGCCGATGGTGGACTCTTGAACTTCATGAGGGCATAATTGCCT
The sequence above is drawn from the Candidatus Eisenbacteria bacterium genome and encodes:
- a CDS encoding peptidyl-prolyl cis-trans isomerase, with the translated sequence MRYASIAVLFLLVAVHSLYAKEEAGVKPGSKSPVVLAIVNGVPITSADLDAEIEQYGQKDRIRLDSPSSKRVILDRLVDDWLWLKAANDSGLRNDPEFLKRMKIGERRVLLSLFYEKEIVGGAAPSDEEVKKYYDEHLKNYELKERVYLKHMVLPTEQEALAVKKALDAGGSFEKLAKEKSTDQATKDNGGRVGFVMKGMAVKLLGSASDTLVTEALQLEVGKASKVIRTSKGFEILEIDSKENARTKTLDEVRSQIRENLQGKRTSQLQNEIYEELKKNAKVEVNEEALINYLAEKMTPPELFDAAQKASTPFERIKYYQRIVTAFPDSAQAPQAQFMIGFTYSEELGDYANAETSFDAMLRRYPKSDLIPSAKWMMKNMKESRPKLKGLEDVKKASKEKPDEPKGGKKKEDKKK
- the rplI gene encoding 50S ribosomal protein L9 codes for the protein MEVVLLEKVQGLGERGDVVKVAEGYARNYLIPLKKAIVAGEKSRGVLDEQERMFKKRREKELREAGVLAAELESVSCTIPMQSGEDDRLFGSVTAQDISESLEKQGYKVDKRKIVLDEPLKALGVYSVPIKVCPEVEAVVKVWVVKE
- the rpsR gene encoding 30S ribosomal protein S18 — protein: MRVREKTEKTEKVVRKKACKLCIEKIDRIYYTDEDRLSRFISDRGKIVPRRITGTCARHQNQIRAAVKRARMLALLPFTGDHHR
- a CDS encoding single-stranded DNA-binding protein; its protein translation is MMTDVKLASINRVFICGRLTRDPELRFTPSGAPVGTFAIASNRRFKNQSGEWKEEVCYVNVVTWGKLAERAGEALKKGSAVYVEGRLRSRSWNQPDGLKKSVIEVVADRVQFLDRDKRKEDETAPAPDLEAGKEEPEESDEELPF